One window of the Arthrobacter sp. D5-1 genome contains the following:
- a CDS encoding aldo/keto reductase translates to MALAPLIELNDGFKIPQLGLGTWPLNDAQVADAVVEAVSHGYRHVDTAKKYGNETGVGKGIRACGVGREELFITTKLDGEFQGSGKALDGLEGSLDRLGLEYVDLLLIHWPLPRRGEFVSTWKTFEELQASGKVRSIGVSNFKPAHLDQLFRETEVVPAVNQIQVSPSIPRPAARAYNDRHGIITESYSPLGASSDLLNAPVLAAIGGKYAKTPGQVVLRWHVQQGLVAIPKTANPERMQENLDVFDFELDQEDLSKLQTLDAGPDAGVDSDVQGH, encoded by the coding sequence ATGGCACTTGCCCCACTGATCGAACTGAACGACGGTTTCAAGATCCCGCAGCTGGGACTCGGGACGTGGCCTTTGAATGATGCCCAGGTTGCCGACGCCGTAGTGGAGGCGGTGTCACATGGCTACCGGCATGTGGACACGGCAAAGAAGTACGGGAACGAGACGGGTGTGGGCAAGGGCATTCGCGCCTGCGGAGTGGGTCGTGAAGAACTGTTCATCACCACCAAGCTGGATGGCGAATTCCAAGGCTCCGGCAAGGCCCTCGACGGGCTTGAGGGATCGTTGGATCGCCTCGGCCTCGAGTATGTCGACCTGCTCCTGATCCACTGGCCGCTCCCCCGTCGTGGAGAGTTCGTCTCCACGTGGAAGACCTTCGAGGAACTGCAGGCCTCCGGCAAGGTCCGTTCCATCGGCGTCTCCAACTTCAAGCCAGCGCACCTTGACCAGTTATTCCGGGAAACGGAGGTGGTACCGGCGGTCAACCAGATCCAGGTCAGCCCTTCCATTCCCCGTCCGGCCGCCCGGGCCTACAACGATCGGCATGGCATCATCACCGAGTCCTACAGCCCGTTGGGTGCCAGCAGCGACCTGCTCAACGCCCCGGTGCTGGCCGCCATTGGTGGAAAGTACGCGAAGACTCCGGGCCAGGTGGTGCTGCGCTGGCATGTCCAGCAAGGGCTGGTTGCCATTCCCAAGACCGCCAATCCGGAACGCATGCAGGAGAACCTGGACGTGTTCGATTTCGAACTGGACCAGGAGGACCTTTCCAAACTGCAAACCCTCGACGCCGGACCTGACGCAGGCGTCGACTCGGACGTACAGGGGCACTAA
- a CDS encoding NAD-dependent epimerase/dehydratase family protein — MSSLRAHGFPDVLGAAADTVSPRNILFIGGTGVISAAAAERAVALGHRLTILNRGRSAGRPVPDGAEVLHADIRDPLAVQEVLGRREFDAVADFISFTPDQALAGIELFRGRTGQYVFISSASAYQKPPTTLPIRESTPLKNPFWQYSRDKIACEELLFEAYREQDFPVTVVRPSHTYDRTKIAMVGGWTDIHRMRAGMPILVHGDGTSLWTLTHSRDFAKAFVGLLGRPQAIGESYTITSDEFLPWNQVYRLFARAAGVAEPELFHVSSETIAAHSPELGPNLLGDRSHSVVFDNSKIKALVPDYRATIPFADGAREIVEWHDAHPELQVVKEDFMELSDRLHDWSRRSLLPSSQRPA; from the coding sequence GTGAGCAGCCTCCGCGCCCACGGCTTCCCCGACGTCCTCGGAGCGGCGGCGGACACCGTTTCGCCGCGGAACATCCTGTTCATCGGCGGAACCGGCGTCATCAGCGCGGCGGCGGCTGAACGCGCCGTCGCACTGGGCCACCGGCTGACCATCCTCAACAGGGGACGGTCAGCCGGGCGACCGGTTCCCGACGGTGCGGAGGTCCTCCATGCGGACATCCGCGACCCGCTCGCTGTGCAGGAAGTACTGGGGAGAAGAGAGTTCGACGCCGTTGCGGACTTCATCTCCTTCACCCCGGACCAGGCGCTGGCCGGGATCGAATTGTTCCGTGGGCGGACGGGTCAGTACGTGTTCATCAGTTCTGCTTCGGCGTACCAAAAACCGCCAACAACACTGCCTATCCGGGAATCCACCCCGCTGAAGAACCCGTTCTGGCAGTACTCCCGGGACAAAATCGCCTGTGAGGAACTGCTGTTCGAGGCCTACCGCGAACAGGACTTTCCGGTGACGGTGGTGCGGCCATCCCACACCTACGACCGCACCAAGATCGCCATGGTGGGCGGGTGGACCGACATTCACCGCATGCGCGCGGGGATGCCCATCCTGGTTCACGGAGATGGAACCTCGCTCTGGACTTTGACCCACAGCAGGGATTTCGCCAAGGCCTTCGTCGGGCTGCTGGGCAGGCCGCAGGCCATTGGCGAGAGCTACACCATTACCTCGGACGAGTTCCTGCCGTGGAACCAGGTCTATCGTCTTTTCGCAAGGGCAGCCGGCGTCGCGGAACCCGAACTATTCCACGTTTCCTCAGAAACCATCGCCGCCCACAGCCCGGAGCTGGGCCCCAACTTGCTGGGCGACCGCTCGCACTCGGTGGTCTTCGATAATTCGAAGATCAAGGCGCTGGTTCCTGATTACCGGGCCACTATTCCGTTCGCGGACGGCGCCCGGGAGATCGTGGAGTGGCACGATGCCCACCCGGAGCTGCAGGTTGTGAAGGAAGATTTCATGGAGTTGAGCGACCGGCTCCATGACTGGTCACGACGATCACTGTTGCCAAGCAGCCAGCGGCCAGCGTAG
- a CDS encoding aldo/keto reductase codes for MQYTHLGRSGLKVSRLCLGTMNFGPQTDEATAHSIMDSALDSGINFFDTANVYGGAGHRGWTEEIIGRWFAKGGERRERTVLATKLYGTMTDRPNESKLSALNIRRALDASLKRLQTDYIDIYQFHHIDRDTPWDEIWQAIDVAVQQGKIIYSGSSNFAGWHIAQAQEAARRRNYTGLVSEQSIYNLFRRELELEVIPAAQQYGLGLIPWSPLQGGLLGGVLKKEEQGVRRAEGRALETLKQHEDQIRQYEDFADELGHAPGDVALAWLLHQPAVTAPIVGPRTQEQLDAAIRALDVTLNEDALKRLDDIFPGHRPAPEDYAW; via the coding sequence ATGCAGTACACCCACCTTGGCCGCTCCGGCCTGAAAGTCTCCCGCCTCTGCCTGGGCACCATGAACTTCGGTCCCCAGACCGACGAAGCAACGGCCCACTCGATCATGGACTCCGCACTGGATTCCGGCATCAACTTCTTTGACACCGCCAACGTATACGGCGGAGCCGGGCACCGCGGCTGGACCGAGGAAATCATTGGCCGCTGGTTCGCGAAGGGCGGCGAGCGCCGCGAACGGACCGTTCTGGCCACCAAGCTGTACGGCACCATGACGGACCGGCCCAACGAGTCCAAGTTGTCGGCACTGAACATCCGGCGGGCCCTGGACGCGAGCCTAAAGCGTTTGCAGACGGACTACATCGATATCTACCAGTTCCACCACATTGACCGCGATACTCCCTGGGACGAGATCTGGCAGGCCATTGACGTCGCCGTTCAGCAGGGCAAGATCATCTACTCGGGCAGCAGCAACTTTGCGGGTTGGCACATTGCCCAGGCGCAGGAAGCGGCCAGGAGGCGGAACTACACCGGCTTGGTCAGCGAGCAGTCCATTTACAACCTCTTCCGGCGCGAGCTGGAGCTTGAGGTCATTCCGGCGGCCCAACAGTACGGCCTGGGCCTGATTCCGTGGTCGCCGCTGCAGGGCGGGCTGCTGGGTGGCGTTCTCAAGAAGGAGGAGCAGGGAGTTCGCCGCGCTGAGGGCCGGGCCTTGGAAACCCTCAAGCAGCACGAGGACCAGATCCGCCAGTACGAGGATTTCGCGGACGAGCTGGGCCACGCGCCCGGCGACGTAGCCTTGGCTTGGCTGCTTCACCAACCGGCCGTCACAGCACCGATCGTGGGTCCACGCACGCAGGAACAACTGGATGCAGCCATTCGGGCGCTGGACGTCACACTGAACGAAGACGCCCTTAAGCGGCTGGATGACATCTTCCCGGGCCATCGCCCTGCCCCCGAAGACTACGCCTGGTGA
- a CDS encoding aldo/keto reductase, translated as MPELTLNNGVTIPQLGFGVFQVPADETQKVVEDALDAGYRHIDTAAAYRNEAGVGAAVAASGIPREELFITTKLRNGEQGEAYDAFQRSRDALGLEVIDLYLIHWPVPSQGLFTQAWKDMEKLYQDKQIRAIGISNFLSDHVDTLLKEAEVVPAVNQIEVHPTFQQGELANKCRDLGIAVEAYSPLGQGKDLNAEQVALVAAAHGTTPAQVILAWHLAQGTIVIPKSADSTRMRENFGAADLSLTESELAAITALEAGARIGSDPAVAAFTQL; from the coding sequence ATGCCAGAGCTGACATTGAATAACGGCGTCACCATCCCCCAGCTCGGATTTGGTGTCTTCCAAGTACCTGCCGACGAAACCCAGAAGGTCGTGGAAGATGCCCTGGACGCCGGCTACCGTCACATCGACACCGCAGCCGCCTACCGCAATGAAGCCGGCGTTGGTGCCGCTGTCGCTGCATCGGGAATCCCCCGGGAAGAACTTTTCATCACCACCAAGCTTCGCAATGGCGAGCAGGGCGAGGCTTATGACGCCTTCCAGCGAAGCCGCGATGCCCTGGGCCTGGAAGTCATCGATCTCTACTTGATCCACTGGCCAGTCCCATCGCAGGGCCTCTTCACGCAGGCGTGGAAGGACATGGAAAAGCTGTACCAAGACAAGCAGATCCGGGCCATCGGCATTTCCAACTTCCTCTCCGACCACGTGGACACACTGCTCAAGGAAGCAGAAGTGGTTCCGGCCGTGAACCAGATCGAAGTCCACCCGACGTTCCAGCAGGGCGAACTGGCCAACAAGTGCCGCGACCTGGGCATTGCCGTTGAGGCCTACAGCCCGCTGGGCCAGGGCAAGGACCTGAACGCCGAGCAGGTGGCCCTCGTCGCAGCAGCACACGGCACTACTCCTGCACAGGTAATCCTGGCCTGGCACCTGGCGCAGGGAACCATCGTCATCCCCAAGTCAGCGGACTCCACCAGAATGCGGGAGAACTTCGGAGCAGCCGACCTCTCCCTCACTGAATCCGAGCTGGCAGCCATTACGGCACTGGAGGCGGGCGCACGCATCGGCTCCGATCCCGCCGTCGCAGCTTTCACCCAGCTCTAA